The following are from one region of the Ignavibacteriales bacterium genome:
- the tig gene encoding trigger factor translates to MEVTVESLSDVLRAAEITATPEDLAPHFNKAYLEYRKKIEIRGFRKGKAPIDIVKKLYGDLIENDSLHEIATEFYRQAVKEKELKPIGEPILVDMDYKHGESFRCKIQFDVRPQITIKDYKGIEVEKIVHTITKDEVGKELVRLQRANATLEEVEAVASPEHIVTVTLQDLDETGAPLIGMKSENIRFYLADDQLEQPFKDALKDAKKNGEYSVQFEHKHDEHTHTVNTQIIVKKIEKVTLPTLDDAFVAKVTKNKFTTVETLRTNIREEIITYWKEKSERQVINSLTAEIIRRHEFQVPESLIRSVLEGLLEEVKNEYPDKRLPSEFNEDKFKEENRAYAIYQAKWALLREELIKTENVAVSDEDLEKLAEEESAKIKIPKDRLINYYKSSEQIKDRLIGDKLLKLLVESAKIKEVPEKV, encoded by the coding sequence GTGGAAGTTACTGTTGAGTCGTTGTCAGATGTCTTGCGTGCGGCGGAAATTACAGCTACACCGGAAGACCTCGCACCTCATTTCAACAAAGCATATTTGGAATATCGCAAGAAGATTGAAATTCGCGGATTCCGAAAAGGCAAAGCGCCGATTGATATAGTCAAGAAATTGTACGGTGATCTCATAGAGAATGATTCTCTTCATGAAATTGCAACGGAATTTTATCGGCAGGCTGTGAAAGAGAAAGAGTTAAAACCAATCGGCGAACCCATCCTTGTTGATATGGATTACAAACATGGTGAAAGCTTTCGATGTAAAATCCAATTCGACGTCCGGCCTCAGATTACGATCAAAGATTACAAGGGCATTGAAGTAGAAAAGATCGTTCACACGATCACAAAGGATGAAGTGGGAAAAGAACTCGTCCGCCTCCAGCGAGCCAATGCAACACTGGAAGAAGTAGAAGCCGTCGCTTCTCCAGAACACATCGTCACAGTTACTTTGCAGGACTTGGATGAAACGGGAGCACCGCTGATTGGTATGAAGAGTGAAAATATTCGTTTTTATCTCGCCGACGACCAGCTTGAACAACCGTTTAAGGATGCATTAAAAGACGCCAAGAAAAACGGCGAGTACTCTGTGCAGTTTGAGCACAAACATGATGAACATACACATACCGTCAACACGCAAATCATCGTCAAGAAAATAGAAAAGGTAACGTTACCGACTTTAGACGATGCTTTTGTCGCCAAAGTCACGAAAAACAAATTCACGACAGTCGAGACATTGCGCACGAATATCAGAGAAGAGATTATCACTTACTGGAAAGAAAAAAGCGAGCGGCAAGTCATCAATTCGCTGACAGCGGAAATCATCCGTCGTCATGAGTTCCAGGTGCCGGAATCGCTCATTCGTAGCGTGTTGGAAGGATTGTTGGAAGAAGTCAAGAATGAATATCCGGATAAACGCCTGCCATCCGAATTTAACGAAGATAAGTTTAAAGAAGAGAACCGCGCATACGCAATCTATCAAGCAAAATGGGCTCTCTTGCGTGAAGAATTAATCAAGACAGAGAACGTTGCTGTTTCAGATGAAGATTTAGAAAAGCTGGCAGAAGAGGAATCGGCCAAAATTAAAATTCCAAAAGATCGCCTTATCAACTATTACAAATCTTCCGAGCAAATCAAAGACCGGTTGATCGGCGATAAATTATTAAAACTTCTTGTGGAGTCCGCGAAGATCAAGGAAGTTCCAGAAAAAGTATAA
- the clpP gene encoding ATP-dependent Clp endopeptidase proteolytic subunit ClpP: protein MNYPEIYNQLVPIVVEQTGRGERSFDIFSRLLKERIVFLGTPIDDTVASLTIAQLLFLESDDPDKDIHLYINSPGGSVSAGLAIYDTMQYIRPDVSTICIGMAASMAAVLLAGGMKGKRTALPNARVMIHQPWGGVQGTASDISIQAEEILKTKKRINEILAVHTERPLADIEKDTDRDYYLAASEAKEYGIIDNILVKRTAEIKKEK, encoded by the coding sequence ATGAACTATCCGGAAATTTATAATCAACTCGTTCCAATTGTCGTGGAACAAACCGGCCGCGGTGAGCGGTCGTTCGACATTTTTTCGCGGCTCTTAAAAGAACGCATTGTATTTCTCGGTACTCCCATCGATGACACAGTTGCCAGTTTGACAATTGCCCAACTGTTATTTCTTGAATCGGATGATCCGGATAAGGATATCCATCTGTACATCAACAGTCCTGGCGGGAGTGTGTCCGCCGGACTTGCCATTTATGATACGATGCAGTATATTCGACCAGATGTTTCCACAATTTGTATCGGCATGGCGGCAAGTATGGCGGCTGTGCTGTTGGCAGGCGGAATGAAAGGAAAACGTACGGCGCTGCCCAACGCACGGGTGATGATTCATCAACCGTGGGGAGGCGTGCAAGGTACTGCATCGGATATCAGCATTCAGGCAGAGGAAATTCTTAAAACGAAAAAGCGTATAAATGAAATTCTTGCCGTACATACAGAACGTCCATTGGCTGATATTGAAAAAGATACAGATCGTGACTATTACTTAGCCGCCAGTGAAGCGAAAGAATACGGAATAATCGACAATATCCTTGTGAAGCGGACGGCTGAAATAAAGAAAGAGAAATAA
- a CDS encoding putative LPS assembly protein LptD: MTRVHSLLFFLILLVVEQAHAQKVSADTMKIQTSVQDTTKRSASAGVDTVINYSAKDSIIYSLRTRYMNLFGKSEMQYQTTGLKAERVNVNWDNATLIAHGVPDTAKADSVIGKPIMRDGGEEYKGDQVKYNFRTRKGKITIGNTQMDNGYYVGDQIKKVDPDVLCVADGIYTTCDLKNPHFYFGSPKMKVFVRDKVVAEPIYLYVADVPVFALPFGVFPAHGGRSSGLIAPAYGNDNRFGWYLSHLGYYWAASDYWDLATIFDLYSRGRWQNQTNIRYALRYKFGGSITARITSSPEGEPSDPGYSKTREYYVNITHGQQITPSSNLSVNFTFMDGNFFKNNSFNLSEILQQNMYSYAAYSKSWESSNRWLSINLSRDQNLVTDETGEVLPSIAFTQGTVFPFRKKTKTRGLSTMPEADLSFVELLGFNYSANFNNTLHKSPSTISAKLDTTQVGLSSMNDFTNTHTQALSQSFSLSISPKLGYFTVSPSFSMSDTRTWTQTTTPAIDTGDSLRVYNSTRDRIINGNLNTGVNVSTRFFGMFQPNMFGVTAFRQTVTPTFGLFYNKQIYGDNMQKYSMTGSFGVGNNFEMKYQKNDSAKTEDKIQLLNISGGVSYNFAADSMNFTDVNINYRTDIGQYLGISGSANYNLYAFDPSANNGHGARVNKFLLKEQGRFGDLTAFSLSLSTSFKGDKKQKPSEAGIPDKVKQEQAAASGEGSTQPSQKKIYYSIYDREDADFSIPWNVTLGYNFSQSQPDPNYYSRTSQLSASLSFNLTEKWQISTSGWYNFVAKQHYFSSVSVTRDLHCWTMSFSWFPMGTLEGYRFELKVKAPQLQDLKVTKQNSNRGTFQ, encoded by the coding sequence ATGACTCGGGTTCATTCATTATTATTCTTTCTTATTCTTCTTGTTGTTGAACAGGCACACGCTCAAAAAGTGTCAGCCGATACAATGAAGATACAGACGTCTGTTCAAGACACTACAAAACGTAGTGCAAGCGCAGGCGTTGACACTGTTATAAATTATTCCGCGAAAGATTCTATTATTTATTCTCTCCGTACGCGTTATATGAATTTGTTCGGTAAGAGCGAGATGCAGTACCAAACTACCGGTTTGAAGGCTGAACGTGTGAACGTGAATTGGGATAATGCTACTCTGATTGCACATGGTGTACCGGATACGGCGAAAGCCGATTCTGTCATTGGCAAGCCGATTATGCGCGATGGCGGTGAAGAGTACAAAGGCGATCAAGTGAAATATAATTTCCGCACGCGGAAAGGAAAGATTACTATTGGCAACACGCAGATGGATAATGGGTACTACGTCGGTGATCAGATTAAAAAAGTTGACCCCGACGTACTTTGTGTCGCAGACGGCATTTATACTACGTGCGATTTAAAAAATCCTCATTTTTATTTTGGCAGTCCAAAGATGAAAGTATTTGTGCGTGATAAAGTTGTGGCGGAGCCCATATATTTATATGTTGCTGATGTTCCCGTCTTTGCTTTACCATTCGGAGTTTTCCCGGCGCACGGCGGACGGTCGTCCGGTTTAATCGCCCCGGCATACGGCAACGACAATCGGTTTGGATGGTACCTAAGCCATTTAGGATATTATTGGGCTGCCAGCGATTATTGGGATCTGGCAACGATATTCGATCTCTACTCGCGGGGACGATGGCAAAATCAAACAAACATACGCTATGCACTTCGGTACAAATTTGGCGGCAGTATCACAGCCCGGATCACAAGCTCTCCAGAGGGCGAACCCAGCGATCCAGGCTACAGCAAAACGCGCGAGTATTATGTCAATATTACACACGGCCAGCAAATTACTCCGTCATCAAATCTCAGTGTGAATTTCACTTTTATGGACGGAAACTTTTTCAAGAACAATAGCTTCAATCTCAGTGAAATTCTTCAGCAGAATATGTACTCGTATGCCGCCTATTCAAAGAGCTGGGAATCTTCTAACAGATGGTTATCGATCAACCTGTCGCGTGATCAAAACCTGGTTACTGATGAGACCGGCGAAGTTCTTCCCTCGATTGCTTTTACTCAAGGAACGGTCTTTCCATTTCGCAAGAAAACGAAAACACGCGGACTTTCAACGATGCCAGAAGCCGATTTGAGTTTTGTCGAGCTTTTAGGATTTAATTACAGTGCAAACTTTAACAATACTCTTCATAAAAGCCCATCAACAATTTCAGCCAAGCTGGATACAACACAAGTGGGGCTCAGCTCCATGAACGATTTTACCAATACTCACACGCAAGCACTCTCCCAAAGTTTTTCGCTGAGTATATCTCCCAAGCTCGGCTATTTTACGGTGTCGCCTTCTTTCTCGATGAGTGATACGAGGACGTGGACGCAGACAACGACGCCGGCAATCGACACGGGCGACAGTCTGCGTGTCTATAACAGCACTCGGGATCGGATTATTAATGGAAACCTCAACACCGGTGTTAATGTGAGCACACGATTCTTTGGGATGTTCCAGCCGAATATGTTTGGTGTTACAGCGTTCCGCCAGACGGTGACGCCAACATTCGGTTTGTTTTATAATAAGCAAATCTACGGCGACAACATGCAGAAGTATTCGATGACCGGTTCCTTCGGTGTCGGAAACAACTTCGAGATGAAATATCAAAAGAACGACAGCGCGAAAACAGAAGATAAAATCCAATTATTAAATATTAGCGGAGGTGTGAGTTATAATTTTGCAGCGGACTCAATGAATTTCACCGATGTCAATATTAACTACCGAACAGATATTGGACAGTACCTCGGCATTAGTGGAAGTGCAAATTATAATCTCTATGCCTTTGATCCGTCAGCCAACAACGGACATGGCGCTCGCGTGAACAAGTTTCTTTTGAAAGAACAAGGCAGGTTCGGCGACTTAACAGCCTTCTCGCTCAGCTTATCCACATCATTTAAGGGTGATAAGAAGCAGAAGCCAAGTGAGGCAGGTATTCCGGATAAAGTAAAGCAAGAACAGGCGGCGGCATCAGGCGAGGGATCAACACAGCCAAGTCAGAAAAAGATATACTATTCCATTTATGACAGGGAAGATGCCGATTTCAGCATTCCTTGGAATGTCACACTCGGTTACAACTTTTCACAATCGCAGCCAGATCCGAATTACTATTCTCGCACTTCCCAACTGAGTGCAAGTCTTTCGTTTAATCTTACAGAGAAGTGGCAGATTTCTACGAGCGGCTGGTACAATTTTGTCGCGAAACAGCATTACTTTTCATCTGTCAGCGTCACACGAGATCTCCATTGCTGGACAATGTCTTTTTCATGGTTCCCGATGGGAACACTTGAAGGGTACAGATTTGAATTGAAAGTGAAAGCACCGCAGCTTCAGGATTTAAAAGTAACGAAACAAAACAGTAATCGCGGTACTTTTCAATGA
- a CDS encoding anion transporter, translated as MECYERENTSERKNAIIVYFMNISVFTLAVVFVLIAIRQIGNIRLQIWQVMTLGSGIVLLTGQIAPFDALRAMNFDVMIFLFGMFIIGQALEESGYLAHAAYKYFKRAHSVDSLILFIIFGFGGASALLMNDTLAIIGTPVVLLLARKHEMSPKLLLLALAFSVTIGSVVSPIGNPQNLLIALNGKIGDPFGTFFRWLFIPTVLNLCIAYILLKLFYRSDFHDVPLKYSQEPIRNQELAFLSKFSFQIVAMLIALKILSVVLRFDIEFRLTYIALASALPILIGSKQRWIIMRKIDWHTLLFFASMFVLMDSVWKSGFFQHILAESKQDVTSTGMILSVSIVFSQLISNVPLVALYQPMLIHAGTMTKGFMALAAGSTIAGNLFILGAASNIIIIQNAEKKSHHTITFWDFAKIGIPLTMLNTAVYWLFLSVL; from the coding sequence ATGGAATGTTATGAGAGAGAGAATACCTCAGAACGCAAAAATGCAATTATCGTTTACTTCATGAATATTTCGGTCTTTACGCTTGCAGTGGTTTTTGTTCTTATCGCAATTCGGCAAATTGGAAACATCCGGCTTCAGATCTGGCAAGTAATGACGTTGGGATCTGGAATAGTGCTTCTTACCGGACAGATTGCTCCATTCGACGCTCTCCGTGCGATGAACTTTGACGTGATGATTTTTTTGTTTGGAATGTTTATTATCGGACAGGCGCTGGAAGAAAGCGGATATCTCGCGCATGCGGCGTACAAATATTTCAAACGAGCGCACTCTGTTGATTCTCTCATACTGTTTATTATATTTGGTTTCGGCGGTGCTTCCGCTCTTCTCATGAACGATACACTTGCCATCATCGGAACACCAGTGGTGCTTCTCCTTGCCCGAAAACATGAAATGTCGCCGAAACTTCTGCTGTTGGCGCTTGCGTTCTCTGTCACGATCGGAAGTGTTGTAAGCCCAATCGGTAATCCGCAAAACCTGCTTATTGCGCTCAACGGAAAAATTGGTGATCCGTTTGGTACGTTTTTCCGATGGCTGTTCATTCCTACAGTTCTTAACTTATGTATTGCGTATATCTTGCTCAAGCTTTTCTACAGAAGCGACTTTCATGATGTACCGCTCAAATATTCGCAGGAACCGATTCGGAATCAAGAACTTGCGTTTCTATCAAAATTTTCATTTCAAATTGTTGCAATGTTGATTGCACTGAAAATACTGTCAGTCGTTCTTCGATTCGACATTGAATTTCGCTTAACCTACATCGCACTGGCTTCTGCATTGCCAATTCTCATAGGAAGTAAGCAGCGGTGGATCATCATGAGAAAGATTGATTGGCATACGCTACTATTTTTCGCATCGATGTTTGTGCTGATGGATTCGGTTTGGAAATCTGGATTCTTTCAACATATTCTTGCAGAAAGCAAACAAGACGTTACCTCGACAGGGATGATATTAAGCGTAAGCATTGTGTTCAGCCAGCTCATTTCGAACGTGCCCCTGGTGGCACTATATCAGCCAATGCTCATACATGCAGGTACAATGACAAAGGGGTTCATGGCGCTGGCAGCAGGCAGTACAATTGCTGGTAATCTTTTTATTCTTGGCGCGGCAAGTAATATAATAATTATTCAAAATGCCGAAAAGAAATCTCACCATACAATTACATTCTGGGATTTTGCAAAAATCGGTATTCCATTGACCATGCTGAATACTGCAGTATACTGGCTGTTTCTATCCGTACTCTGA
- a CDS encoding VWA domain-containing protein, protein MPELHLSILFRFVLLLLAAVCSILLSLFVYRSTVPPVSSAKRYGLISLRSIGLFLLFLLLGEPLLSLVTRSVDKPIVAILVDNSQSMAITDRTGRRDETVKSILGYDVWKHISQDGRLIYSLFDVKARSLAAITDDSLTFKGEGTDIAEALKSKKQTSVSSNLQAVVLITDGNSTIGMNPLYEAEALGVPVFTVGVGDTIEQRDLLIRKTLTNEITYAGIKLPVNVTVHSSGFGGERVQVSLRDGATLLDEKSLTLESGTRDYLVPLSFITEKEGMQKFTAEVSSLPGELTPQNNRMNFFVKVLKNKLRVALIAGAPSQDEAFIRRAMASDKNVELMPFIEENDGQFHENTLNAEALKTVDCIVLVGFPTEHSLPRSLQAILDAADAGKPFFILLSRTIELGKLHTLDPLLPFSVESAISNELQIFAAIPETQRNNPILKIGNTINTVGFWSKLPPVFRQQGNFRSKIESEVLATVRLQSMPLTDPFIVVRNVNKRKSLAVLGYGVWRWNMLSDAGSGAELMLEHFISNAIRWLTTQEDSRRIRVQSSKHSYTTQDAVEFMAQVYDDNFQPLDEAQIEVRVRHESETSSIVLDALGSGQYQGAFESLQEGEYKFTATVMVNGAAIGSDQGTFSVGGQNAEFLETRMNKPLLQQIAAQTGGRYYESNNLGSLDHDVTTMPNFKSHDVSKSAEIEIWNSRWMLALVILVFALEWFLRKRNGML, encoded by the coding sequence ATGCCGGAGCTTCATCTTTCCATTCTCTTCCGTTTTGTTTTACTTCTGCTTGCCGCTGTGTGTTCCATTCTGTTGTCGTTATTTGTGTATCGTAGTACGGTGCCGCCTGTCTCATCTGCAAAACGGTACGGTCTCATTTCTCTCCGTAGTATCGGATTGTTTTTATTATTTCTTCTTCTTGGCGAGCCGCTGCTTTCACTCGTTACTCGTTCTGTCGATAAGCCCATTGTTGCGATACTGGTGGATAATTCTCAGAGCATGGCAATAACAGACCGTACAGGGCGGCGTGATGAAACAGTAAAATCAATTCTAGGGTATGATGTTTGGAAACACATCAGCCAAGATGGAAGATTGATATATTCGCTCTTCGATGTAAAAGCCAGAAGTCTCGCAGCTATTACCGATGATTCGTTGACATTTAAAGGTGAAGGGACCGATATAGCTGAAGCCTTGAAATCGAAAAAACAGACTTCTGTATCATCCAACCTGCAAGCCGTTGTGTTAATCACAGATGGCAATTCAACCATTGGGATGAATCCATTGTATGAAGCAGAAGCATTGGGTGTGCCGGTGTTCACCGTTGGTGTTGGCGATACAATCGAGCAGAGAGATCTTCTCATCCGAAAAACGCTGACGAATGAGATTACATACGCTGGAATCAAATTACCTGTCAATGTAACGGTGCACAGCTCTGGATTCGGCGGCGAGCGAGTGCAGGTATCACTTCGTGACGGTGCAACACTGCTTGATGAGAAGTCGTTGACATTAGAAAGTGGTACACGTGATTATCTTGTTCCGCTCTCGTTCATAACGGAAAAAGAGGGGATGCAGAAATTTACGGCAGAGGTTTCGAGTCTTCCGGGAGAACTCACGCCGCAAAATAATCGTATGAATTTCTTCGTCAAGGTTTTAAAGAACAAGTTGCGCGTGGCATTGATTGCCGGTGCACCAAGTCAGGATGAAGCGTTTATCCGGCGTGCAATGGCGAGTGACAAGAATGTCGAACTCATGCCGTTCATTGAGGAGAACGATGGACAATTTCATGAAAACACTTTGAATGCCGAAGCGCTGAAAACGGTTGATTGTATTGTGCTTGTTGGATTCCCGACAGAGCACAGTCTTCCGCGCAGTTTGCAAGCGATTTTAGATGCTGCGGATGCAGGGAAACCGTTTTTCATACTCTTGAGCAGAACAATTGAACTTGGAAAACTGCACACACTGGATCCGCTCTTACCGTTTAGTGTAGAAAGCGCTATAAGCAATGAGCTTCAAATCTTTGCCGCGATTCCAGAAACGCAGCGGAATAACCCGATCCTGAAAATTGGCAATACTATCAACACCGTTGGGTTCTGGTCCAAACTTCCACCTGTGTTCCGCCAACAAGGGAACTTCCGTTCGAAGATCGAATCGGAGGTGCTTGCCACTGTTCGATTACAATCGATGCCGCTGACTGACCCATTTATTGTAGTAAGGAATGTGAACAAAAGGAAATCTCTCGCAGTGCTCGGGTATGGTGTATGGCGTTGGAACATGTTGTCAGATGCTGGAAGCGGAGCAGAACTGATGCTTGAGCATTTTATCAGCAACGCAATTCGCTGGTTGACAACACAGGAAGATTCGCGCAGGATTCGAGTGCAATCATCAAAGCATAGTTACACAACGCAGGATGCGGTTGAGTTCATGGCTCAAGTGTATGATGACAATTTTCAGCCGCTGGATGAAGCTCAGATAGAAGTGCGCGTCAGGCATGAAAGTGAGACAAGTTCGATAGTATTGGACGCACTTGGCAGCGGTCAATATCAGGGTGCGTTTGAATCTTTGCAGGAAGGCGAATATAAATTTACAGCAACAGTGATGGTGAACGGGGCGGCAATTGGCAGTGATCAAGGCACATTCTCTGTCGGCGGTCAAAACGCAGAATTTCTTGAGACACGAATGAATAAACCATTGCTTCAACAGATTGCCGCACAGACAGGCGGACGGTATTACGAGAGCAATAATTTAGGGTCGCTTGATCATGATGTGACAACGATGCCAAATTTCAAATCGCATGATGTAAGCAAGTCGGCAGAAATTGAAATCTGGAATTCCCGATGGATGCTTGCACTTGTTATCTTAGTCTTTGCGCTCGAATGGTTTTTGAGAAAACGGAATGGAATGTTATGA